In Carya illinoinensis cultivar Pawnee chromosome 10, C.illinoinensisPawnee_v1, whole genome shotgun sequence, one DNA window encodes the following:
- the LOC122279236 gene encoding phospholipase A I-like isoform X5, producing the protein MWLVVELRQCVGLVELSLEHNKLVRPLLDFRAMAELQVLRLFGNPLEFLPEILPLHKLRHLSLANIRIVADENLRSVHVQIEMENSSYFVASRHKLSAFFSLIFRFSSCHHPLLASALAKIMQDQGNRVVVGKDENAVRQLISMISSDNHHVVEQACFALSALAADVSVAMHLMRADIMQPIKTVLKSVGQEEVISVLQVVVKLAFASDTVAQKMLTKDVLKSLKILCANKNPEIQRLALLAVGNLAFCLENRHILVTSESLLELLLHLTVAPEPSVNKAAARALAILGENENLRRAIKGRPIAKQGLRILSMDGGGMKGMATVQILKEIEKGTGKQIHEMFDLICGTSTGGMLAVALGVKLMTLERCEEIYKNLGKLVFADPVPKDNEAATWIEKLDQLYKSSSQSFRVVVHGSKHSADQFQRLLKEICADDDGDLLIESAVKNIPKVFVVSTLVSVVPAQPFIFRNYQYPAGTLEVPLAISESSGITMQGLPPTDDQAGYKRSAFIGSCKHEVWQAIRASSAAPYYLDDFSDDVLRWQDGAIVANNPTIFSVREAQLLWPDTRIDCLVSIGCGSVPTKVRKGGWRYLDTGQVLIESACSVDRVEEALSTLLPMLPEIQYFRFNPVDESCDMELDETDPAVWLKLEAAVEKYIRNNSQAFKNVCERLLLPYQNDEKWSENMRTHHFPKAKGSSVAVGGPSLGWRHNVLLVEASHNPDSGRTVHHARALESFCSRTGIRLSLIRGTSGIVKTVPTATFPTPFESPLFPGSFPSSPLLYSPDFGPQRLGRIDVVPHLSLDGESGKAAASLPISPPGPRKLSLPVRSLHEKLQNSPQVGIIHLSLQNDSFGSILRYTSPCCFSFHFVLVELFECIIPNLLVTYCSSWQNDVFVVAEPGELADKFVQCVKLNLFSVMRRCRKKEASLLSNISTVADLVALRPQFQVGSIVHRYIGCQTQVMEDDQEIGAYMFRRTVPSMHLTPDDIRWMVGAWRDRIIICTGTYGLNLTLIKAFLDSGAKAVVCSSTEPRETQLTNFHGSGEFNIFENGKFEIGEEEAEDEEAEPASSMSDWEDSDPEKIGDRSTCWDEDEEELSQFICELYDSLFRDGASVDVALKHALASHRRLRYSCHLPSRQ; encoded by the exons ATGTGGCTTGTCG TGGAACTAAGACAATGTGTTGGACTGGTGGAATTATCATTGGAGCATAACAAGCTTGTTCGGCCTCTCCTTGACTTCAG GGCAATGGCTGAGTTGCAGGTTCTAAGACTCTTTGGTAATCCTCTTGAATTCCTCCCTGAAATTTTGCCATTGCACAAACTTCGCCATTTGTCTCTTGCAAATATCAGAATTGTAGCTGATGAAAATTTAAGATCAGTGCATGTGCAAATAGAG ATGGAAAACAGTTCTTATTTTGTTGCATCTAGACATAAGCTAAGTGCCTTCTTCTCTCTTATATTCCGTTTTTCTTCTTGTCATCACCCTTTACTAGCATCTGCACTAGCAAAGATAATGCAAGACCAAGGAAACCGGGTAGTTGTTGGTAAAGATGAGAATGCAGTGCGTCAGCTTATAAGTATGATTAGCAGTGACAACCATCATGTG GTTGAACAAGCATGCTTCGCTCTTTCAGCTCTTGCTGCTGATGTTTCTGTCgcaatgcatttgatgagagCTGATATCATGCAACCCATTAAAACAGTGCTGAAATCTGTTGGTCAGGAAGAAGTAATATCTGTATTGCAAGTCGTGGTGAAGTTAGCTTTTGCATCTGACACTGTAGCTCAGAAGATGTTGACGAAGGATGTATTGAAAtccttaaaaattttatgtgccaaTAAAAACCCTGAG ATACAAAGGTTGGCTTTGTTAGCAGTTGGAAATTTGGCCTTCTGTTTGGAGAACCGCCATATTCTGGTAACTTCTGAAAGTTTGCTGGAACTGCTCTTGCATTTGACAGTTGCCCCTGAACCATCTGTGAATAAAGCTGCAGCTCGTGCCTTGGCAATTCTTG GGGAGAATGAAAATCTACGACGTGCGATAAAAGGTAGACCAATAGCAAAGCAAGGACTACGCATCCTCTCAATGGATGGTGGTGGCATGAAAGGTATGGCAACCGTGCAGATTCTTAAAGAAATTGAGAAGGGAACTGGAAAGCAGATACATGAGATGTTTGACCTTATATGTGGAACATCAACGGGTGGCATGCTTGCTGTTGCCCTTGGTGTCAAGTTAATGACCTTGGAACGGTgtgaagaaatatataaaaacctTG GAAAACTCGTCTTTGCTGATCCTGTGCCAAAGGACAATGAAGCTGCAACTTGGATTGAAAAGTTGGATCAACTTTATAAGAGTTCATCACAGAGTTTTAGAGTGGTTGTACATGGATCAAAA CACAGCGCAGATCAGTTTCAGAGGTTGTTGAAGGAAATATGTGCGGATGATGATGGGGACCTTTTAATAGAGTCTGCAGTGAAAAACATTCCCAAAGTATTTGTTGTATCAACCTTGGTGAGCGTAGTACCAGCTCAGCCGTTTATATTTCGCAATTATCAG TATCCTGCTGGAACACTAGAGGTGCCTCTTGCAATCTCAGAAAGTTCAGGAATTACTATGCAAGGATTGCCTCCTACAGATGATCAAGCTGGCTATAAGCGCAGTGCTTTTATTGGAAGTTGTAAGCACGAAGTATGGCAAGCTATAAGAGCATCTTCTGCTGCTCCATATTATCTTGATGATTTCTCAGATG ATGTGCTGCGCTGGCAAGATGGTGCAATAGTGGCGAACAATCCTACTATTTTTTCCGTAAGAGAAGCCCAACTTCTTTGGCCTGACACAAGAATTGACTGCTTAGTTTCCATTGGTTGTGGTTCTGTTCCAACAAAG GTGCGGAAAGGTGGTTGGCGTTATCTGGATACTGGGCAAGTGTTGATTGAGAGTGCATGCTCTGTAGATCGGGTAGAGGAAGCTTTAAGCACATTGCTGCCTATGCTCCCTGAAATACAGTATTTTCGATTTAATCCAG TTGATGAAAGTTGTGATATGGAACTGGATGAGACTGATCCAGCTGTCTGGCTGAAATTGGAAGCCGCAGTTGAGAAATACATCCGAAATAATTCTCAAGCCTTCAAGAATGTCTGTGAGAGACTGCTTCTTCCTTACCAAAATGATGAGAAATGGTCCGAGAATATGAGAACTCATCATTTCCCCAAGGCGAAGGGGTCAAGTGTAG CTGTCGGTGGACCTTCTCTGGGGTGGAGGCACAATGTATTACTTGTTGAAGCTTCACATAATCCAGATTCAGGAAGAACTGTGCACCATGCTCGAGCACTCGAGTCATTTTGCTCCCGAACTGGAATACGGCTATCCCTTATTCGAGGGACTTCAGGGATAGTGAAGACTGTGCCAACAGCAACATTTCCAACACCATTTGAATCACCTCTGTTCCCTGGAAGCTTCCCATCAAGCCCACTTCTTTACAGTCCTGATTTTGGCCCACAGAGGCTTGGCAGAATTGATGTGGTCCCCCATTTAAGCTTGGATGGTGAATCTGGAAAGGCAGCTGCATCACTCCCAATATCTCCTCCAGGGCCCAGAAAGCTTTCTTTACCTGTTCGATCACTGCATGAGAAATTGCAGAACTCACCACAAGTGGGCATCATACATTTGTCCCTTCAAAATGACTCTTTTGGCTCAATATTAAGGTACACAAGCCCCTGTTGTTTCAGTTTCCATTTTGTGCTTGTTGAGTTGTTTGAGTGTATTATTCCTAATCTGCTGGTTACTTATTGCTCTAGTTGGCAGAATGATGTATTTGTGGTGGCTGAACCCGGAGAGCTTGCAGATAAATTTGTGCAGTGTGTTAAATTGAACTTGTTTTCAGTGATGCGGAGATGTCGCAAAAAGGAGGCATCACTTCTTAGCAATATTTCAACCGTTGCTGATTTGGTTGCATTAAGACCACAGTTCCAAGTTGGAAGCATTGTACATCGTTATATAGGGTGCCAAACCCAA GTTATGGAAGATGACCAAGAGATTGGGGCATATATGTTTCGTAGAACAGTCCCTTCTATGCACTTAACTCCTGATGACATTCGTTGGATG GTTGGAGCTTGGAGGGATAGGATCATAATTTGCACGGGAACATATGGGCTTAATTTAACTCTGATTAAAGCCTTTCTTGACTCTGGTGCTAAAGCTGTTGTATGTTCTTCCACCGAACCCCGTGAAACGCAGCTGACAAACTTTCATGGATCAGGGGAGttcaatatttttgaaaatggcAAGTTTGAGATTGGAGAGGAAGAGGCAGAAGATGAAGAAGCTGAACCTGCCAGTTCAATGAGTGATTGGGAAGATAGTGACCCTGAGAAAATTGGTGACCGTTCCACTTGTTGGGATGAAGATGAGGAGGAACTGTCACAGTTTATCTGTGAATTGTATGACTCATTATTCCGGGATGGTGCGAGTGTTGATGTTGCTCTGAAACATGCTCTAGCCTCTCATCGAAGGTTAAGGTATTCATGTCATCTTCCCAGTAGACAATAG